AGAGCAACGTAACGAGAAGAGTCCTTACCTTTCAGGTAGTCCAACAATTTACGACGGGCATTTACCATACGGATCAGGCCGCGACGTGAATGGTGGTCAGCCTTGTGGCTAGCGAAGTGACCTTGCAGTTTGTTGATGTTGATAGTCAACAAAGCTACTTGAACTTCGGGCGAACCAGTATCGCCTTCTGCTTGTTGGTACTCTTTAACGATTGCAGCTTTTTCAGAAGCACTCAGTGCCATGATGTTTTCCTCAGTTAATATGCAAATCAATTACAGCCCAGCCGCGCATATTTACAGGTGGGTTGTTGCGGTGATTATCCATAAGGATGTCATCCGCGGCTTTTTATCGACGGGCAAGTTGCCGTATCGATAAATTCTCTTGCCTCGCTCGATCCATGGGTGGATCAAGTAGGGGTTTTACGAATACTTATCCGACCTGATTATCCAACTCAGGTTTCGTTGGATGAGCGGTTGGCCAAAATGCGCTTGGGAGCAACGCCACCTTCATCGGTGATACAGCCTAATCCGAGAAACGCCCGTGGCGATTGTTCGGTTTCTGCACAAAAGACTCGCACAATATCACCTTGCTCACCAAATCGATAGACCTTGGACACCATCACCGGGTTGCCCAAACGGAAGTAATGGGCGCTATTGGCAGGCAAGTCTACGGCAGGCAAGCTGGCGACGGGTGCATCGGTGCTGAGCAGATAGCTATCCAGCGCCGCATAGGCAGCAGCATCGCCCTGAGTAGATTGCACCTCGGCAAAACGCGCCTCCAATGCCTCAAGGGTGACGCATTGGCTTTCATCAAATAAACCAGCAGCAGAACGATGCAAGGTTTTAACATGGCCACCACATCCCAGGGCTGCGCCTAAATCCACTGCAATCGAGCGGATGTAGGTACCTTTGGTACAGCGGATATCCAGCTCCACCTCGGCTTCATCGCCGGCGCGGAACGCCAGTATGTCGATGCTATGGATAGTTACCGGGCGCGGCGCACGCTCTACTTCAACACCCTGACGCGCCATTTTATACAGCGGCTGGCCATTCAGTTTGAGCGCAGAGTACATGGGCGGCACTTGCAGGATATCGCCAGTCAAGGGCTTCAGCGCCGCCTCAACCTGTGCCAGGGTAATACCCGCTGTGGATGTCTGCTCCAGAATCTCGCCATCGGCATCACAGGTGTCTGTGGTTACGCCAAGGCGAATACAGGTGCGATAACCTTTATCCGCATCCAGCAGGAATTGTGAAAACTTGGTCGCCTCGCCAAAACACAAAGGCAATACACCAGTAGCAAGAGGATCAAGCGCGCCGGTATGACCCGCCTTCTCCACAAAAAATAACCGCTTTGCGCGCTGCAATGCATGGTTTGAGGTCATGCCGGCAGGCTTGTGCAACAACAATACACCGTCGACAGGACGGCCTTTTCTACGTGCCATGAATAATTACTCGCCCTTGGATTCGTCGGGCGCTGCATCACTGGCAGGCTCATCGTCATGCTGGTGCAGGCTATCTTCTTTCAGGGCGCGCTCAATCAAGGTCGACAAGGCCTGGCCTTTCACCGAGGTTTTGTCGTAAATAAATTGCAGCTTGGGCACAGTGCGCATGCTCAACTCTTTGGCGAGGAAGGTGCGCAAAAAACCGCTGGCTTTATTCAATACCGCGGCAGCAGCAATACTTTCTTTTTCATCGTCAACGCCCACGAAGGTCACAAACACTTTGGCGTAGGCCATATCGCGCGTGACCGTCACTTCGTTGATATTCACCAAGCCAATACGCGGATCGCGAATTTCGCTGGGAATCACCTGTGCCAGGATGCGCTGGATGGCATCGGAGACACGGTCTGAACGGGTAAATTCTCTTGGCATGCGCCATTAACCTCTTAAAAATAACAAAGCCCCACCCCCATGACAGGGGTGGGGCGCGGGCCTTGCGCCGGGCTTAGAGCTGGCGCGCCACCTCTTTCACTTCGTAAACTTCGATCTGATCGCCGACTTTTACGTCGTAGTTCTTCACACCGATACCACACTCAAAACCGTTGCGCACTTCGGCAACATCGTCTTTGAAACGACGCAGGGATTCGAGCTCGCCGGTGAAGATCACCACGTTGTCGCGCAGTACACGGATCGGCTTATTGCGCGATACGGTACCCTCAACCACCATACAACCGGCAACCTGGCCGAATTTGGGTGAGTTGAACACTTCACGCACGTTAGCGATACCCACGATAGTTTCAACACGCTCAGGATCAAGCATACCGCTCAGTGCCGCTTTCACTTCGTCCAGCAATTGGTAAATGATGCTGTAGTAGCGAATATCCACGCCTTCACTCTCAGCCAAACGGCGGGTTGCACCGTCAGCACGCACATTAAAGCCAACGATAATCGCACCGGACGTAATCGCCAGGTTCACATCGTTTTCAGTAATGCCGCCGATACCGGAAGAGATAATGTTCACTTGCACTTCATCGTTACCGATTTCGTTGAGTGACGCCATAATCGCTTCAAGAGAGCCGCGCACGTCTGCCTTCACAACAACGGTGAGGGTCTTCTTCTGACCGGCTTCCATATTAGAGAACATATTCTCCAACTTGGATGCCTGGAAGCGCGCAAGTTTCTCTTTACGCTCCTTCTCGGCACGGAACTGGGCAACTTCACGGGCTTTACGCTCGTCAGTCAGCACCACAAAATCATCACCGGCACTTGGCGGGGTATCAAGACCCAGAATCTCAACCGGTGTTGATGGACCTGCGTCCTGCACCTGCTGACCGCGCTCGTTCATCATGGCACGCACACGGCCATAACTTTGACCGGCAAGGATCAAATCGCCCTGCTTCAACGTACCTTGCTGTACCAGAATGGTAGCGACAGTACCGCGACCTTTATCGACACGCGCTTCAATCACTACGCCTTTTGCTGCCGCGCTGGGAACTGCATGCAATTCCAATACTTCCGCCTGCAGGGAGATAGCTTCCAGCAACTCGTCAATACCTTGACCGGTGTGAGCAGAAACCTGAATGAACTGGGTGTCACCACCGTAGTTTTCAGGAATAACGCCCTTCACTACCAACTCATTGGTAACACGATCAGGATCAGCAGAAGGCTTGTCGCACTTGTTAATCGCAACCACAATCGGCACACCCGCCGCGCGAGCGTGAAGGATCGCCTCTTCGGTTTGTGGCATTACACCGTCATCTGCAGCAACTACCAGGATCACCACGTCAGTCGCCTTGGCACCACGGGCGCGCATCGCGGTAAACGCGGCGTGACCGGGGGTGTCGAGGAAGGTGATTTCACCGCGTGAAGTCGATACGCGATAAGCACCAATATGCTGGGTAATACCACCGGCCTCGCCCGCCGCCACTTTGGCTTCGCGGATGTAGTCAAGCAGCGAGGTCTTACCATGGTCAACGTGACCCATTACGGTAACAACCGGTGCGCGCTGTACCAAATCACCTTCGGTTTCCAGCGATTTTTCCAGTGCATGCTCAATGTCGTTTTCGCTAACCAGAACGGCCTGATGCCCCATCTCTTCAACCAGCAACACTGCGGTGTCCTGATCGATAGATTCGTTCATGGAAGCCATTACTCCCATTTTCATCAAGCGCTTGATCACTTCACCCACTTTGACCGTGAGGCGTTGTGCCAATTCCGATACCGCAATGGTCTCGGGAATATTTACTTCATGAACAATCTTGGTGGTTGGCTTTTTGAAAGCATGTTTGTTGTGTTTTTTGTGGCTCGCGCGCAAATGGCTGCGACGCGCCAGTACATCGCTGTCTTCACCGTCTTCGGCAACAAAATCCAAGAGCTCCAATTTAGGATTCTTTTTGGACGGTGCGCCTTTTTTGACAGCCTTGCCCGGACCGCGCTTGTTGCGTTCGGAATCATCCGCATCATCGTCATCACGCTTATGCGTTTTCTTATGACCATGACCGTGCTTGGTATCTTCTTTGTCAGCAGGGGGCGCAATAACCGCAACCGCAGGTTTGCCCTTGGAGGGGCCGCGAGCATCAGGGCGCGCTGTTTTGGCTGGCGCTTGTGCGGCAGGCTTTTCTGCAGCAGGCTTCTCGGTACGCGGTGGGTTGCGTTTAGCCTCTTCCGCGGCACGCTTGGCCTCTTCTTTGGCTTTCAATTCTGCCTGGCGCGCAGCTTCTTCTGCTTGGCGACGCTCAATAGCCGCACGGCGTTTTTCTTCAATGCCGTCGGTGAACGAAATACGGTGTGATGGCGCCTCAACAGCTGGGGCAACTTCTGCTGGCTCTTCAGCAGCAACCGGTGCCGGCTCAGGCTCTACCGGAGCAACTGGCTCAGGCTCAGGCGCGACCTCAACCTGCACCACTACCGGCTCAGGAACAGGCTCCGCCACAACCACCGGCTCTTGCTCGGCTTCAGGCGCATCGAGAGTTGCTGAATCAGCCACTTCATCCTCGCGTTTGATGTAAGTACGCTTTTTGCGCACTTCAACATTCACGGTTTTCTTTGCATTACCCGTACCGGTTTTAATGGTCGTGGTGATTTTACGCTGCAAAGTAATTTTGGTCGGTTCGCTGCTTGCTTCACCATGACTGGTTTTCAAAAAAGTCAGCAAGCGCTGCTTTTCATCGTCAGAGACTTTTGCGTCCGCATTCTTGTGATGCAAACCCGCTTCCTGCATTTGCTTGAGCAAACGCTCTACGGGTGCACCTATCGATTTGGCGAGTTCGTTAACGGTTACTTCTGCCATTGTTTTTCCTCAGGGATTGTTCGTTGCCTACAGGGTTTTGCTCACAGGAGTGGCTCACACTTAGGCAAACCAGGGCTCGCGCGCTTTCATAATCAGTGCGGCGGCACGAGTCGCATCAACACCTTCTATATCCAATAAATCATCAATGGATTGCTCAGCCAAATCTTCCATAGTGACTATGCCACGACTGGCTAAATTAATGGCCAGCGCTTCATCCATACCTTCCATACCCAATAAATCTTCTGCCGGTGCAACGCCTTCAATGCGCTCTTCCGATGCCAACGCTTGCGTCAGCAATGCATCTTTGGCGCGCGCGCGCAATTCTTCCGCGATGGTTTCATCAAAGCCGTCGATTGCAAGCATTTCTTCCAGCGGCACATAGGCAACTTCTTCAAGGGTTGTGAAACCTTCTTCTACCAATACGCCCGCGATATCTTCATCCACATCCAGCGCATTCATAAACATGCTGATGTAGCTGCCGGATTCCGCTTCTTGCTTGGACTGCCATTCGGCAACGCCCATCACGTTGATGTTCCAGCCGGTCAGTTCGCACGCGAGACGCACGTTTTGACCACCGCGACCAATCGCCATGGCCAGATTATCTTCGTTAACGGCGAGATCCATTGAACCGGCATCTTCATCAACCACAATGGATTCAATTTCCGCAGGTGACATGGCATTAATTACGAATTGCGCCGGGTTATCGTCCCACAACACAATATCAACGCGCTCACCGCCCAATTCATTGGATACTGCCTGTACGCGCGAACCACGCATACCGACGCAAGCACCTACTGGATCAATACGGCCATCGTTGGTTTTCACCGCAATTTTTGCACGCAGGCCAGGGTCGCGAGCAGCGCCTTTAATCTCAATCACTTCTTCTGCGATTTCAGGCACTTCTATTTTGAACAGCTCTACCAGCATTTGCGGATTGGAACGGCTCAGCAATAATTGTGGACCGCGCGCTTCAGTGCGAACTTCCAACAGCAGCGCACGAATACGATCGCCCATGCGGAAAATTTCACGGCCAATCAATTGATCGCGCGGCAAAATACCTTCGGCATTATTACCCAGATCCACAATAATGCTATCGCGTGTTACTTTTTTCACAGTGCCGCTGATCAACTCGCCCATACGGTCGCGATATTCATCCACCATTTGTGCACGTTCTGCTTCACGCACTTTTTGCACAATAACCTGCTTGGCCGTTTGCGCAGCAATACGACCAAACTCGGCGTTTTCAATTTTCTCGCGGTAGGTGTCACCCACTTTCAAGCTGGCATCTTTATCGCGCGCTTCATCCAGGTACAGTTGTGTCCCCAACTCAGCCATCGCATCGTCAGCAACCAATTCCCAACTGCGATAGGTATCGTAATCACCGGTAGTGCGGTTAATCACCACTTCGATGGTTGAATCTTCATCAAAACGTTTTTTAGTGGCGGTGGCGAGTGCAATTTCAATCGCCTGGAAAATTAATTCCTTATCCACGCCTTTTTCATTTGATACCGCATCAGCGACCAGCAAAATTTCTTTGTTCATTGGTTTGCCTCTGTTAACTCCTCAAGCCAGTGAAGTGCGCACACTCACCAGATACATTACGTTTTCCATCTGATCAGGCTGCAAAATGATTCTTGCAGTGATTTATTACAATTACTCTTTATCGTCGAGCAAATTATGCTGACGCATCAGATCGTCATAGCGCGGCTCAACGTTTGCTTTATCGATAGTGTCTATTGGCAACTGTACTTCTTTATTGTCGACCAACAAAAACACATCGCCGTTTTCCACTTTGGTGATAACACCTTTAAAACGGCGGCGACCATCGCGCGCAATTCGCATGCGCACACTGATTGTCTCGCCAACATAACGCAGATACTGCGATTCTTTATACAGCGGGCGGTCCATACCTGGCGATGACACTTCAAGCGTGTACTCACCATCGATGGGATCTTCCACATCAAACACACTGCTCACCTGGCGACTAACACGCTCGCAATCATCCAGCGAAACGCCATTTGGGCCATCGATAAAAATGCGCACTGTGGTGTAGCGCCCTTGCGTCAAATATTCCAATCCCCACAACTCACAACCGAGCGCGGTGGTGACCGGAAGGATCATTTGTTCTAACAATTCTTGCTTGGATGCCATGCTTTAATCCGCAATAAATCAGGCCCGCAAAAGCAGCAGCCCAAAAAACAAAAATGGGCACAAGGCCCATTCGAACGATTACTTCATTCACCACACAGGCCTGCGTGATGGGGCTTAGCCCGAAAAAACGTAAAAACAATAAATACAAAAAAGCCCCATAAAGGGGCTTCTCGACTTGAATCTGCCTTATAACAAAGCAAATTCAATACTTCTTGTTATTGGCGAGAAACGGGAATCCCTCATCTCAACCTGTTTCTTGTCAAACAATCTAACAAGAAGCAAAGAATTTTGGTTGCGGGGGCTGGATTTGAACCAACGACCTTCGGGTTATGAGCCCGACGAGCTACCAAGCTGCTCCACCCCGCGACTGAAACTCACAATTGCTAACTGCTCAAGTGAGGCCGCGAATTATAGGGAGATCATCCTATGCGGTCAAGGAAAATCGTTGATAAATACCAACAAATCCCTGCATAGCTTTTTTATTGCGCGATTCGTTTAAAAAGCTCGCAATACTGCGTCGCTAGACGGTTTTATTGAGCAAACTACCTACCGTTGGGTTGGCGCCAAACACACCAATCTCCAAAAGGCGGCGATTGATATCAATATTGCGCCGGGCGGCTTCGTTAAACAGCTCAGCCCGCGCTTGACGCAAGTCCAGCTGACGCTGTTCTGTCTCAAACCATTGCTGATCCGCCTGAAGGCGACGCTCTTCTTCCGCCAGACGCGCCTTTTTAGCCTCAGCCTCTTTTTCAGCGTCAGCGCGCTGGGCGTCGGTTTGCGACGCCTCGGCAGCAGGCGAATTGGTATCTGTTTCAGCTCCCGCAGGCTGATCGGCCTCTATTGACTGCTGTTCGCGCAATTCAAGACGTGCCTGTTGCTCCATTTGTGCAGCCAGTGCAGCGACGCGAGCATCCTGTGAAGAGGGCTCCGCCGGGGCATTGGCGGCGCGGCGCAGCTGTTGTGCTTTGCGCAGGGTGGCTTCCGGATCACCGGGAATCGGGCTGGTATCAATTTGCACTTCACCACCAATGGCATAACTTACGCCATCGGGGCCGCGCTGATAGGTGTAGCTGATACCTTTGGCATATTGCCCTGCCACCGAGGCGTGGGCCTGCTCATGGGCGCGCACCTCACGGTCACGCGCAGCCAGTTCCTGAGTCTGTTCCTGCTCTGCTTTTAACTGCTCATCGCCATTCGCTGTTTTTGCCGCTGCTTCGCGTGCACCGCGCTCAAGGCGATCCCGCTCTACATCATCGTTCGGACGCTCATCGGGGAAGCGGCGATTGAGCGCACGCGCCGATTCTGCCAGTTGTTCTGTCGGGCGAAAGCTGGAGGATTTGAGATCTTCACTTTCCTGGCTAACAGGTGCACGCCCCACAGGCGCGAAGGGCGCTACGGTATTGGCGAAGTTAGACGGAATATTACTGATCACTCAGATCACCTCACTTAACCTGACACAGGCCTCAGGCCTTCACATCCAGCAATGTGCCGATGGTTTCGTCAGCCGACTTAACGACCTTGGCCGAGCTGTCAAACACCTGACTTTGAACCTTGAGATTAACCAAGGAAGATGCCAAGTCTTGCGATTGCTGATTAGCAGCAGGTGCATCAGCACGCTGGGTAGTGCCCGCTTGGGCGATTTGCTGGGCCGATTGCAGCATGGAAGACTGGCTTTTTTGCATGCCAATCAGCCCTTGGTTGACGACAGAACCTATGTCCATCCGCTTACCCTCTTGGAACTATGGATGACAGGGAAATTGAAATTTCCCCACTATTGCCATTAAGTCTACGCCAAGAGCGCACAAAAAACAGCCGAAATTGCCGCCCTAGCGGCTATTTTTAAGATGAGTTTGATGTAAAAAGCAGCGCGATATAACCGGGAATTATTCTGTAGTGACGAGGGCATCTTTTTCAATCAAACCAATGGCTTGCTGATATTCGGAGATGGCTTTTGCCTGCTCAAACACACTTTGGGCAGTGAGTTGCAGGCCGCTGCGTACCGGTAATTGGGCAGATTGAAGTGCCCTGCCACTCCAGGTATTGCAGTTACTGAACAGGCTGTAGTTACCTACCGAGCGGTAAAAACGGCCAATATCCTCCGCATAGGCAGGCAGGGGAATTAATTGCCCCTGCTCATCCAGTGCTAATGAGGCATCCAGATAGTCAATCAGGCGGCGCATCCCCTCATCGCTGATGGCGATAGGTACGCGAGTATGCGCCGGGATTTGGGTGAAGGGGGACTGCCGGTAGCTAAGCACTTGTATCGCCGAGTAGCCCGATGCGACCAGTGCCTTGGCCGCCGTCCCCATGGATTTACTTTTGCCGGTGAAGTAGTCGCCATCGCCCCAGCCGATACGCACAAATTGCTGCCCTGCTGCATCGGCTTGCAGATGTTTGCTGTAGCGTGCAAGGGTCGCTGCCTCCAACAGAATGCTGGTATGCCATTCGCGATAGATGAAGTAGATAGTGTGCTCGGTGTTGGCAATAGGTATTTTCTGTTTATTGGGCATACTGCTGCAGGCCAAGAGGAGTAGCGGCAGCATCAAACAACAAAAGACACGTAATAAACAAAGCATCATTCACACATCACGCTTGACTAAACAATTGCGCGACAGAATCAATGTGCAGTGCAGCGGCGACTGCTTCGGGCTGTGGTGAATCCAGCCAGGGCACCACCCCCAAACAGGGCGCTGGAATCCGCGCGGCGAGACTGTGAATATTGTCTTGTAGCACCGGCATTTCTGCATCCACACAATTGGCGACCCAACCGGCGAGCGGCAGACCATCGTTGCGAATAGCTTCCACCGTTAATAATGCGTGATTAATACATCCCAAGCGCGCACCCACCACCAGGATGACCGGCAAGCGCAAGATACGCGCCAGGTCAGCCAGTGTTTCACTGGGGTTTAAAGGCACCCGCCAACCACCGGCACCTTCGATAAGTGTGACATTCGCCTGATTCAAACTGCCGCGACAAAACCCGGCCAAGCGATCTGCTGATAGCGTCCGTTTTTCCTGTTGCGCAGCAATGTGGGGGGCGATGGCGGCTTCCAGTGCTATTGGATTTATCTGCTCATACACCATAGGCTCGGTGATAACCGATTGCAGCAAGAGCGCATCGGCATTGCGCAGCCCCTGTTCGGTTTTCTCACAACCTGCCGCCACCGGTTTTAACGCCGCCGTTGTCAGGCCCATATTGTTGGCCGCAACCAATAAGCCGGCGGCCACCAGTGTTTTACCCACATTGGTATCGGTACCGGTGATGAAAAATGCTTTTTTAGCCATGGGATTCTTCTGCGAAGGATTTGCATGCGGTTAGATAAATAACATCGTAACTGGCAGGCAAACCCTGTTCGGTACGATGTTGCTCATAAGCGTTTTTGAATGCTAGCAGGCGCGCACGACTGGTAAGCCCTTCGGGTTTACCGCTATTGATATTGTGCGCGCCCAGCGCCTTCAGTTCGCGGGTTAACTCGGCCAGTCGATCAAAATAAAGTACGCGGGTTTGTGTTTGCAATTTTGCCTGCACCAAGCCGCCTTGTTGCAGGGCTGCCGTTAAAGCGTCGCTGGATTGAAAACGGTTGACGTGCACATAGTCATCCACTTGTTGCCATGCATTTTTCAATTCCTGCAAGGTAGCGGGCCCGAGTGTAGCGATAAACAATTGGCCGCCAGGTTTTAGTACGCGATGGAGTTCCGCCATTAATTGCGGCAGGTTCTGACACCATTGAATCGCCAGACTGGAAAACAGCAGATCAACACTGTTATCGGCCAGTGGTAAATGCTCTGCATCGCCACACAACCACTGGATAGCATCCGGCCCGTTTTTGCGTGAAAAACGCAACATACCTTCAGCAATATCCAACCCGATTAGCTGCGCCTGGGGATAGGCGTGCATTAACCGACGGGTAAAAAATCCAGTGCCGGAACCCACATCCAACACCCGCGCATCAGCAGGTAAATGCGCGGGCAACATCAGACATAACTCTGTACCCACATCGCGCTGTAATTGCGCAACGGCATCGTAGGTTTCCGCTGCGCGGCCAAAGGATTGGGCAACCTTTTTTTTATCCAACTGCGCCGGTGTTTTTGTCTGGAAAAATGACTGCGATAAAAAATGGGTTACCGCATCAATCACCGCCTGTGGGCGACTCCAGTGGAGCGCGTGAGCCGTGTCAATGAGCAGTTCAATGTGCTGCTGCGAATTCAACGCCGTCATAGCCTGTGCGGCAGCGGCTGGCACTAGCGCATCACGCTCAGCGAGCAGGTGCAAACCCGGCATGGTTAAGCGCGCAAATACGTCGCGATTGTCCAACTGCGCGAGTAACGCCAACGCCTGCAACCAATTAGGGTTGGGCGCGCCGGTATCGACGCGGCGCAATTGTTTAAGCAAGGTGCGCTCTTGTTCATCGCCCTGCGCCAACAGCCCGGTAAATAATTTCAGTGTTGCCTGCGGGTCCTGTTCAAAACCTTGATTAAAATGGCGATTAACCCCAGGTGCCATCGCCCATGGGAAATCAACAGTTGCCACAAATTTGAGATTAGCGGCCAGTGAAATAACACCGCTGATTTTTTGCGGAAAGCGTGCCGCCAATTGCACCGCAAGCATGCCACCAAGGGACCAGCCCATCACCACCGCGTTCGATGGCAATTGCGGTTCGATGTATGCAATCACGGCATCCAATGAGTAGTCGACGAGCATTTCACTCTGGCCAAAACCGGGCAGGTCGATGCAGGTAACCCTGGCGATATTGTGTAATGCCGGCAACAGCGGCTGCCAGGTACGACTGTCGCACCCCCAGCCATGCAGCAGTACCAGATTAATCATGGGCTAGTCCCTGCATAATGTCCGCCAGCGCCATGAGTAATTGATCGACCTGCGCGATGCTGTGCTCCGCCGAAAAGGTAATACGCAAGCGTGAACTGCCTGCCGCCACAGTAGGAGGGCGAATGGCAATAATTAAAATGCCGCGCTCGGCCAATTGCTGCGAGATATGCAGTGCCTTGGCTTCATCACCAATCACAATCGGCTGAATTGGCGAGAAGGAATCCATCAATTGCAAATTCAGCGCTTGTGCGCCTGCGCGAAAATGCGCAATCAATTGTTTAAGTTGTTCGCGGCGCCAGTGCTCCGTTTGCATTAAACGCAAACTCGTGCGCGTTGCAGCAGCGACAGCGGGCGGCATAGCGGTGGTGTAAATATAGGGGCGCGCAAATTGAATCAGACTTTCGATCAGTGTTTCACTGCCCGCAATAAAGGCGCCAAA
The nucleotide sequence above comes from Cellvibrio sp. PSBB023. Encoded proteins:
- the nusA gene encoding transcription termination factor NusA, with product MNKEILLVADAVSNEKGVDKELIFQAIEIALATATKKRFDEDSTIEVVINRTTGDYDTYRSWELVADDAMAELGTQLYLDEARDKDASLKVGDTYREKIENAEFGRIAAQTAKQVIVQKVREAERAQMVDEYRDRMGELISGTVKKVTRDSIIVDLGNNAEGILPRDQLIGREIFRMGDRIRALLLEVRTEARGPQLLLSRSNPQMLVELFKIEVPEIAEEVIEIKGAARDPGLRAKIAVKTNDGRIDPVGACVGMRGSRVQAVSNELGGERVDIVLWDDNPAQFVINAMSPAEIESIVVDEDAGSMDLAVNEDNLAMAIGRGGQNVRLACELTGWNINVMGVAEWQSKQEAESGSYISMFMNALDVDEDIAGVLVEEGFTTLEEVAYVPLEEMLAIDGFDETIAEELRARAKDALLTQALASEERIEGVAPAEDLLGMEGMDEALAINLASRGIVTMEDLAEQSIDDLLDIEGVDATRAAALIMKAREPWFA
- the truB gene encoding tRNA pseudouridine(55) synthase TruB, which gives rise to MARRKGRPVDGVLLLHKPAGMTSNHALQRAKRLFFVEKAGHTGALDPLATGVLPLCFGEATKFSQFLLDADKGYRTCIRLGVTTDTCDADGEILEQTSTAGITLAQVEAALKPLTGDILQVPPMYSALKLNGQPLYKMARQGVEVERAPRPVTIHSIDILAFRAGDEAEVELDIRCTKGTYIRSIAVDLGAALGCGGHVKTLHRSAAGLFDESQCVTLEALEARFAEVQSTQGDAAAYAALDSYLLSTDAPVASLPAVDLPANSAHYFRLGNPVMVSKVYRFGEQGDIVRVFCAETEQSPRAFLGLGCITDEGGVAPKRILANRSSNET
- a CDS encoding DUF2459 domain-containing protein; the protein is MPNKQKIPIANTEHTIYFIYREWHTSILLEAATLARYSKHLQADAAGQQFVRIGWGDGDYFTGKSKSMGTAAKALVASGYSAIQVLSYRQSPFTQIPAHTRVPIAISDEGMRRLIDYLDASLALDEQGQLIPLPAYAEDIGRFYRSVGNYSLFSNCNTWSGRALQSAQLPVRSGLQLTAQSVFEQAKAISEYQQAIGLIEKDALVTTE
- the infB gene encoding translation initiation factor IF-2, which codes for MAEVTVNELAKSIGAPVERLLKQMQEAGLHHKNADAKVSDDEKQRLLTFLKTSHGEASSEPTKITLQRKITTTIKTGTGNAKKTVNVEVRKKRTYIKREDEVADSATLDAPEAEQEPVVVAEPVPEPVVVQVEVAPEPEPVAPVEPEPAPVAAEEPAEVAPAVEAPSHRISFTDGIEEKRRAAIERRQAEEAARQAELKAKEEAKRAAEEAKRNPPRTEKPAAEKPAAQAPAKTARPDARGPSKGKPAVAVIAPPADKEDTKHGHGHKKTHKRDDDDADDSERNKRGPGKAVKKGAPSKKNPKLELLDFVAEDGEDSDVLARRSHLRASHKKHNKHAFKKPTTKIVHEVNIPETIAVSELAQRLTVKVGEVIKRLMKMGVMASMNESIDQDTAVLLVEEMGHQAVLVSENDIEHALEKSLETEGDLVQRAPVVTVMGHVDHGKTSLLDYIREAKVAAGEAGGITQHIGAYRVSTSRGEITFLDTPGHAAFTAMRARGAKATDVVILVVAADDGVMPQTEEAILHARAAGVPIVVAINKCDKPSADPDRVTNELVVKGVIPENYGGDTQFIQVSAHTGQGIDELLEAISLQAEVLELHAVPSAAAKGVVIEARVDKGRGTVATILVQQGTLKQGDLILAGQSYGRVRAMMNERGQQVQDAGPSTPVEILGLDTPPSAGDDFVVLTDERKAREVAQFRAEKERKEKLARFQASKLENMFSNMEAGQKKTLTVVVKADVRGSLEAIMASLNEIGNDEVQVNIISSGIGGITENDVNLAITSGAIIVGFNVRADGATRRLAESEGVDIRYYSIIYQLLDEVKAALSGMLDPERVETIVGIANVREVFNSPKFGQVAGCMVVEGTVSRNKPIRVLRDNVVIFTGELESLRRFKDDVAEVRNGFECGIGVKNYDVKVGDQIEVYEVKEVARQL
- the rimP gene encoding ribosome maturation factor RimP; its protein translation is MASKQELLEQMILPVTTALGCELWGLEYLTQGRYTTVRIFIDGPNGVSLDDCERVSRQVSSVFDVEDPIDGEYTLEVSSPGMDRPLYKESQYLRYVGETISVRMRIARDGRRRFKGVITKVENGDVFLLVDNKEVQLPIDTIDKANVEPRYDDLMRQHNLLDDKE
- a CDS encoding putative metalloprotease CJM1_0395 family protein, with the protein product MISNIPSNFANTVAPFAPVGRAPVSQESEDLKSSSFRPTEQLAESARALNRRFPDERPNDDVERDRLERGAREAAAKTANGDEQLKAEQEQTQELAARDREVRAHEQAHASVAGQYAKGISYTYQRGPDGVSYAIGGEVQIDTSPIPGDPEATLRKAQQLRRAANAPAEPSSQDARVAALAAQMEQQARLELREQQSIEADQPAGAETDTNSPAAEASQTDAQRADAEKEAEAKKARLAEEERRLQADQQWFETEQRQLDLRQARAELFNEAARRNIDINRRLLEIGVFGANPTVGSLLNKTV
- the rbfA gene encoding 30S ribosome-binding factor RbfA; this encodes MPREFTRSDRVSDAIQRILAQVIPSEIRDPRIGLVNINEVTVTRDMAYAKVFVTFVGVDDEKESIAAAAVLNKASGFLRTFLAKELSMRTVPKLQFIYDKTSVKGQALSTLIERALKEDSLHQHDDEPASDAAPDESKGE
- the bioD gene encoding dethiobiotin synthase, which encodes MAKKAFFITGTDTNVGKTLVAAGLLVAANNMGLTTAALKPVAAGCEKTEQGLRNADALLLQSVITEPMVYEQINPIALEAAIAPHIAAQQEKRTLSADRLAGFCRGSLNQANVTLIEGAGGWRVPLNPSETLADLARILRLPVILVVGARLGCINHALLTVEAIRNDGLPLAGWVANCVDAEMPVLQDNIHSLAARIPAPCLGVVPWLDSPQPEAVAAALHIDSVAQLFSQA
- the rpsO gene encoding 30S ribosomal protein S15, which encodes MALSASEKAAIVKEYQQAEGDTGSPEVQVALLTININKLQGHFASHKADHHSRRGLIRMVNARRKLLDYLKGKDSSRYVALIQKLGLRR